The nucleotide window GTTGTACAGGAAATTGTTCTGACTACAGGCACATTTTGGGTTGGGCAGAGGAGGAAATGCAAAGCCCATGGAAAAGGTGCCAAGTGCTCGgtagaaataattaatttatagCCACAGTCTGATGGGGTGATGGCAAAGCCAGGCAGACACCAATGAacacaggaggagaaagggaaggtcTCCTCTCTGAGCAGAGTGCCGCTTAAAAATCTGGGATTTCAGAAAGGTCTGAGGTGGGTTGAAGGAAAGAAACGTCCAATCAATGACTTCTGTATGGAGAGGGCTCCAGAGAGCAACTTGCTGTAGCTTAAGGGAACAAAGGTTTCATTGTAGAAGCAGCTCTGCTCGCAGCAGAGTTCTGAATTCCCAAGCCAGGCTGCGAGAATTCCTCACTAACAATGAAAAACTCACTGAGGAGTCACTTCCCCAGACAATAATATTAACACCAGACAGGGAAGCTTAAGGCAGCTTCATGTCTCAAGTGAGCAAGGGCTAAATATGctgtaatatttgaaaattgATTGAGGAAGTGAGTAAGAAATTCTGATTCAGATAAAGACCCAGATCAGATCAGTCTAGCTGGAAATCTGTTACttcactttaaaagaaaactgtttctcTTGCATCAACACATCTCCATTTTCCAAGGCTTTCTCTCTCATAATTGCAGGGCTGAATGGGAAAACAACACTTTTACAGGAACATAAACCAACAGTTTTTACACCTACCCACACAGGTACAAACCCAGGTGCACATTTGTAATAAACTTTAGACTAACAACCTGCCTACTGCCACGTTTCACCCCACAGGCACAACACACACAGCCCACTCTCTTTTACCCTTACAGGATTTTCCTTGAGCAGGAGATACAAATGAGGTTTCTCACCTGAGCTGATGCTGTGGCCAAGAGCTGACACAGGGAGAGGAGCCCAAGGGCAGAGAATCCAGCCATGgtgcccaggctctgcctctctcccttcctccaggCCGGCCAAACCCTTTCTCCTCCAGGGTCCAGCAgatccctcctcctcctcccgggTCTCAGCTTACGGAGCAGAGATGCCTCGCCTCCAGATAAACCTGTGGCTCCAGCTGGAGCAAGGCGAGAGGGGCCGAGCTTGGAGCAGAGGAggtgggagaaggagggggagcagcaggcaggcagagcagctctcatTCATGCCctgctgggcagccccagcctcctcctccaggaGCCTGTGCAAGCGCTGGATTGGGAGACCAGACACAGGAGCAAAATTGGGTTACTCCAGCTGCAAATACAGAGCTGTTCCTCAGGTCTCACCCAGGAGATTTCCCCAAGCCCATCACCACCTCTCTGCTGGACAGGTAAAAACATCACAGGGTGAGTTATGCAATGCCTGAGGCCACCTAACTCCAGCAGGGACATTAACAAACCTGTAACGCTGCAAGATCACTACCGAGAAATGCACTTACAGCTTAGTGAGGTGCTTTGTTAACTCTGGAGGCTGTTCACATCTGGTTTCGGAGTTTTTTCAGGGTGATCTGAAGAGCACTAACTGATTCCTTGGGAAATGATGAATGCTGGTCAGAAAACAAGACGATCACAGACAGAcacaaggaggaaggaaagatgaGAAACATACtcaaagccacaaaaaaaaagtaaaaattgaaatactgcaaggaaggaagaggaggacaCTTCCCAGCTAGGTGATCCCAAGTGGCAATAGACTGATGAAGATGCATGTCCTGCAAAGAGCTTCACGCTTCCCTTTATGGATTAAAGACAATTTCATCTAAAGCAGGGCTTGGAAGTGGAGAGGAACAGTGGCAAGGTTCCTCAGGGCTGAAATGACACAGCGCAGCTGTCTAGGAAGATGAGAAGTGGAAAAGCAAACTTTAAGAACTGGAACACCACATTTCAGCTTGACATTCTGATGCCAGGAGGGTTGTATGAGCACACTGTGCGTGTCTGTCCAGCTCCCCAGAAGCCAGGATGCCTAGAGCTTTGTCGGAGGGATAAAGGACTCAGATTTACCAAGTTCCCACATGATTTTGTGGAACagacagctggggacagaaaGGGAACATGCATCCGTAAGTCTGATGGCTTCACAGTAACTGGAATCCTTTATTAGACACTCTGAACCCCGAAGAGGGAGAGCAGTGAAGTCCCATGGACAGCTTTGCACAGTTTGTATCTCCTCCCCCACACTAAGGCCAACTATGGCAGGAGGGAAGGCAAAGCAGACCCAAATTCCTCCGCCACACCTTGTCCAGAGCAAGCCAGGGTttggggagctgcagcaggtggAGCCTGCCCGCAACAGCACAGGAAGAGCCCTGGGAGTGTTCACCTTCAAGCCCACCCCACAGACCAAAAGGACTCCCAGTAACCCTCTCATCCTACACccacaggcagaggcagcagagctgaggggacACAGTGACTTACAGAAATTGTTACCACAAAGACACCCCTGTCCTTTTGTCCcgagggaaaaaacccctgaactgaAGCTCGCACAGCGAGGCTGGGCAGGTGCCCCCCTGCCCGGAGCCCCAGGGGGGGCTCAAAGCAGAGTCCTGGTTAGCTCTGCAGAGCACCACAACACCTCTGGGAGGATGGCTGCAAAGGCAACGCAAAACACACTGGAACATCCAgacaccccatccctggaagtgttcaaagccaggctggatggtgctttgagcaacctggcacagtggaaggtgtcccttcccctggcagggggttggaacaagatgaactttgaggtcccttctaacccaaaccattctgtgatcctgtaaTTTCCAAGCACATCATTACACATGCAGCAGAGGGGGGGCGTTTTCCCCAAAAACATTCACTGGGCATGTCTTAAGAGGTGGAGGAAGTCTGGGCATCACCTCCACATGGAAGAAGAGGCAGGTGTGCCATggtgagcccagcagagcacaCACCTGTTGGAGAGAATGAAGCAACAGCTCATGGCTACAGGGGGAGGGCGGTGGTGGGTAAAATACAGGGCCATACCCTATGCtcagagatgaaaaaatgtaaGTAGAAACTGATATGCATTAAATTCATGCTTTAATAAAGGAATTAACATAACAGACTCTGTGATACAGCTCTGAGTGCTGGTAAACACCTTGTGAACTCACCACACACACCTACAGCCAAAATTAAACctggcaggagaggaaaggggCTGATTTGAGCATTCACTCCAGGTTGGGGCTCACAGTGAAATCCCattaaacacaaaaccaaacctcacCATAACAAGATACAGGATCTATGCCCCAAATGAGCACATATTCACAATGAAAACTtcattaaataagaaaattactATAAATCTGTACAAAAGCCACAATTAACAATTCTTAGGAATCTGTTACGAAAGAATTCTCACTCAACATCTTCAAGTATTTATATCTGTAGTTAAGTGTAGTATTATTGGCTATTTAACTCCATCTGTttataagaagaaaagaagtattttaaaaacattaaagccTTTTTTCAGCACATGTGCGACCATGAACATCAGATGTTAAGCTTGCAGACTTTTATTCCCACGCATGTATGTGGCATGCTGGATCAGAACCTACAGTCTGGGAAGGCAAATCACCCCTCAAATCCCCTGAAACACGAAGCTTCTTAAGAGCTgtagcagagaggaaaaacattgACATTGCACAGGCTGCTGCATCTGCTCTCTGGCCATCTCCTACACAAACAAGCATCACCAAAGAACctcaaaaccaacccaaacaagCTGAGCAAACAGCAAGTCCAGACCTTCAGGCTATTGGAAACAGTTTCCTCTGCTTCATGAAACGGATCTTCTGTTGTACATTTTTAGGAGTGAAGGTGCTAAACGGTTTTAATGCTCCTTCAGACTCGGTGGAATATTGTACAAGCATGGCAGAACAGCTGACAAGGAGGTCAGGAACCACTGAGGCAGGCAAAGAGCTGGCAAGGTCTGAAAATAAAGTCTTGAGGGCTGGAAATAAACGAACCAGACAAGCATAGCCTCTCCAATTAACGTTTCAATTAACTGCCCCACAAAGCCCAGTGGTTTCCAGACAAGCTGCACTGCAACATGCCCTGGCTATCTGACATTAAAGGCAAAGCAACCCTGCCCTAAGTGGGAAATGGGTTGGATCTGACACATCAAACCTCACACCATGGGCCTGCAGAAAAGAGCCCCCCCGGCCACTCCAAATTACCAGCAAAGGCTGAAAAATATGCACTGGGAAATATTTGTGCTGTTCTGGCAACTGAGAAACGAGGGCCTTTGAAACAGTCATGGACACAAAAATCTGTGGAAGACTATAAAGGGTCTAAAAGTGGTGGGAAAAcctggggaagagcagctctAAAGGGTTTTATGCAAAACCTGGAGCTTATTCTCTTAGAAATCAGTAGGTAACTTGTAGTCTTAACAACTCTAACAAGAATTACAAAGCAACCTCTGTGGGGATGAAGAGAACTAATTACCCAGCACTTTGCACCTCTGAGAACAGAATCTCTACACAAAGGTTCATACTGGTCAGAGACACATTTTGGCTTTTTATCCCAGTCTAAAGCCCAACCTACTTTGCTTACAGGAGGAGAGGCAACTACACTCTGACATCGTGTGAAATCCATATACTCATCTCTTTTAGAGAAACAGCACTTTTGCCAGGAAAAAACTCCTGGTAAGGTCCAGCCTTTCACAATAACAAACAGAAGTCACACAGTAGTAGAAGGGCCTGGCAAATTAGGTCATGCTGTCTTACATTAAAAATCATTGTCTTTAACAAACACTTAAGGAATTCAAACAAGGAGACAGAtcatttctcctcttctctttcagtaGGGACATGACCAGAATCAAAGCAAAGTGCAAAAATCCCCGTTGCTCCAAGATAGCCCTGAACATCTGATAAAACCCTGGAACAGGACACAGCCTGTCCATGAAGATGTGTAATTGAGTCTTCCTCTTTATAGTAACCAAGAGCTGGATCTCAGTGAGTTTACTAGAGATGATTAAAAAACCATGGAAGAGTGAGACAGGGGCCAGCTAAATCATCCCAAAAGAAATTTATTCAGTTCTCCAAGCCACCAAAGCTGGCTCCCAGCAGACAGGGCAGTGCCATCTCTGCTGGCTCGGGCACTTGCCGTGCTGCTCTcactctgctgctccctcctctccaccAAGCTCTGCTGCATTCTCAGAgccttcagctttttcttctggGACCTCAGCACTGTTTTCTTCAGGACAAGCGGGTGTCATGCTCTGCCCATGACTCTCTGGAGCTTGCTTCTGGTCTGTGTCTTCTGCTTGCCCTTTTTCACctgcattttctgccttttcctgctgtcctACCCCATCTAGTTCACTTTTACCCCCCAGGAGTTTGCTGTTGCAGTGGTGCTGATCACCCCCTGCTGAGTCTTGATCTCCACTCGACTTCCAGCCATCCTTGACTGGAGCAGTGCAGCCAGTCCTGGGGAGCCTGGAAGCAGCCGGGGGTCtcacagtcccaccatctgcaTCACCACTACCACCACCGCCTTTCTCACTTGGCACTTCCACAGCTGTATTTTTctcactgacattttcttttccacccTCACCGTTAGCTGCAGATGGATTTGCCTTGGCACCAGAGGCTGAGGGCCCCATGCTCAGGTTTATGGCCAAGTTGACTGGTTTGTTTCTCAATGTTCTTTTATCAACCTTCCTGCGTTTCACAGCTGCATCCGTGGCCTCCGGCGCTGCCGGCTCTTTGGTGCTTGAATCATCTTCCTTCAGTGCTTCCTGGTCCTCTTCTGCCTGGGATTCCGGGCCTGAGGGGGGGATCTCTGCATCAATTGCACACTCTCCCAGATTATGGGAAATGTTTTCAATATCAGCAGAGTTTTTCAGCGATCCATCCCCTTTAGCATCTGCCATATTTGCActcagttttctcttcttgctcTCCTTTGTGCAATCATTCTCTGCTGTACCCTGCACTTCTTCAGCTTCACTTTTTaaatccttctcctccagctgggcAAATGAagcctctttctcctcttcatcATCTCCTCCCTTCAGAACACATTTGCTTATCTTCTCCTTTACATGCTCATCACTCATTTCAGGCTGCAActctgcagcatctccagcttTCTGTTCCACCTCTGGAGACTGGTTCTGATCCTTCCCCACAGAATCACCACATTTTTGACATGGAGTGTCCTGTTTATCCTCAGGCCTTTGGTGCAGCTGTGGCTTGGCAGAGCGGGGTCTGTACTTCCGGAGTTTGTCGTGAGGCCCCCACACGAAGCTGCCCGGAGGTCTGAAGTGTTGCCAAGCATAGTGGACGAgttctctcctcttctctttgcttctgACAGTGAACAGGAAGTAATCCAAGGCACTTCTCTTGACATTTGGTAATGTCCCCTCAACAAGagtttctgtgaggaaaaactTCACCAAGTGCACTTGATAGTCTTCATATCCCATCTCCCCCAGGCACTTCAGGATGCGAGTAATCCTCAAATTGTTGTGGCTGAACCTGAAGGAAACAGATAAGCAAAGATGTCAAGGGAAAGTCTTACAGGTCCCTGAGCCTCTGGGGCATCTTCAAAACGTTTTATCATTTACTGACTATGAGCCATTAAAGACTATTTGACAATGCAAATGGGAGCACAGGTGGATTTACTTTTAACGcacccactgctgctgtttgccttcagcagctccttcctAACCCTCCTTGGGCTGATAAGATTCATCATCTCAACTGCTTGGAAAGGTCTGGGCTTTCTGGATCAGCCACCAGTAGACAAGAGCCACCACACTGGGGCAGATATACAAGTCCTGCCCCTGACAGAGACCCTACAGGGTAAGCCTGTAGTGTTGAGACCACAGACATGAAAGAATGATGCCAAAACCTCAGGACTTAAGCCAGACACagctggtttttcctttttttaatacttgACAGACttcaagttgtttttttcttttgtgattaTGCCCACTCCTTTCAAGATGTTACTATCACCAGGAAGGGTCATTACTCTGCAAAACCTGCAGTAACATAAAAACATCCCATTTGCAGAGCACTTTTCAAACAAGGACTCAAAGCATTTTACACACATTAAGGGTACTTCATAAACAGTCAGGAAACCATATGGAAAGACTTCTATTTTGTAGCTTAACAgaataaaagttaaaa belongs to Corvus moneduloides isolate bCorMon1 chromosome 17, bCorMon1.pri, whole genome shotgun sequence and includes:
- the OGFR gene encoding opioid growth factor receptor isoform X2, with translation MAAWFTSRAEEDEAEDEANLWTYDSTWEGEEDDEEDGGGEPEGAAAEEPENAGEQPGQGRAGGCRHSQDQGSNSSLLSWGSFQCSGRRNWTAARDLQRYRNHYPDLKEPENEEEEEMWNLSFYKNEIAFVPHGVFIETLLSSWWDKYEMLEENHSYIQWLFPLREHGMNWRARPLTCQEIQAFRKSKEVMDRFIRAYKLMLGFYGIHLVNEETGELKRAENWRERFENLNRFSHNNLRITRILKCLGEMGYEDYQVHLVKFFLTETLVEGTLPNVKRSALDYFLFTVRSKEKRRELVHYAWQHFRPPGSFVWGPHDKLRKYRPRSAKPQLHQRPEDKQDTPCQKCGDSVGKDQNQSPEVEQKAGDAAELQPEMSDEHVKEKISKCVLKGGDDEEEKEASFAQLEEKDLKSEAEEVQGTAENDCTKESKKRKLSANMADAKGDGSLKNSADIENISHNLGECAIDAEIPPSGPESQAEEDQEALKEDDSSTKEPAAPEATDAAVKRRKVDKRTLRNKPVNLAINLSMGPSASGAKANPSAANGEGGKENVSEKNTAVEVPSEKGGGGSGDADGGTVRPPAASRLPRTGCTAPVKDGWKSSGDQDSAGGDQHHCNSKLLGGKSELDGVGQQEKAENAGEKGQAEDTDQKQAPESHGQSMTPACPEENSAEVPEEKAEGSENAAELGGEEGAAE
- the OGFR gene encoding opioid growth factor receptor isoform X1, with the translated sequence MAAWFTSRAEEDEAEDEANLWTYDSTWEGEEDDEEDGGGEPEGAAAEEPENAGEQPGQGRAGGCRHSQPGWFSLHLKRLMSFFSTEDQGSNSSLLSWGSFQCSGRRNWTAARDLQRYRNHYPDLKEPENEEEEEMWNLSFYKNEIAFVPHGVFIETLLSSWWDKYEMLEENHSYIQWLFPLREHGMNWRARPLTCQEIQAFRKSKEVMDRFIRAYKLMLGFYGIHLVNEETGELKRAENWRERFENLNRFSHNNLRITRILKCLGEMGYEDYQVHLVKFFLTETLVEGTLPNVKRSALDYFLFTVRSKEKRRELVHYAWQHFRPPGSFVWGPHDKLRKYRPRSAKPQLHQRPEDKQDTPCQKCGDSVGKDQNQSPEVEQKAGDAAELQPEMSDEHVKEKISKCVLKGGDDEEEKEASFAQLEEKDLKSEAEEVQGTAENDCTKESKKRKLSANMADAKGDGSLKNSADIENISHNLGECAIDAEIPPSGPESQAEEDQEALKEDDSSTKEPAAPEATDAAVKRRKVDKRTLRNKPVNLAINLSMGPSASGAKANPSAANGEGGKENVSEKNTAVEVPSEKGGGGSGDADGGTVRPPAASRLPRTGCTAPVKDGWKSSGDQDSAGGDQHHCNSKLLGGKSELDGVGQQEKAENAGEKGQAEDTDQKQAPESHGQSMTPACPEENSAEVPEEKAEGSENAAELGGEEGAAE